From the genome of Solanum pennellii chromosome 6, SPENNV200:
CTGTAGAGTGATCATTACAGAATAGCTATTGTTAGTAGCCCAAATTTTGCTtagagaattttttattttacccaAAAACTGCCAGATATTAGTTAATTATACGGACATAATATGTTCGAAGGAAAgttcaatattatttattatctaagggtgtgtttggtaagatggaaaatgttttcccagaaaataaataaatattttttacttatttttttcatgtttagttGGCGAGTAAAAACTATTTACATCACACAGTATAGCATAAAAATCACATGAAAACTCTATACAATTACTAACACCCTCATTCCCTTCAACCCTTTAATTAATGTTAAGAAACACTTCCAGCTATCATAACAATCATCTCAGGACACAGACAAAAGTTTGTATAAACACATCATACATCTCACCTTTGTATCACAGTCTCTCGTTTGCGCTAAGATGCCTTTTGTTTGTCTAACAATAATGACATGCATCATACTATGTGGTATTCGACTCTctgaataaatattatttctcgTTAAAAATCGCATCTTAGATACGAATTACtcatcaacaaaaaattataactaattTTACCCTTCTCTGACATTAGTATAATGATCAACTCaccattttgaaaattataactgaagtatataataattataagagTACTAATAATACAagtaattatgcattttaaGCATTAATAACCACGTCATCATTTACAAAAATGTCTGCAGACCAATAAACAACTTAATTAAGAGCATACATGAACCTAAATCAAGGCTAGACTCTAATTAATTACTAGCAAACCATTCCCTTTTCATAATCATCATAGCAATATCTCAATCAAAATATCACATATTCAAGACAAGCACAACTACAAATTCACCTTTTTAAGATATTTACATCAATCATTTAGATTAAAAGTTCATACAATTCTTCTATCATTACATACCTTCACATATTCACTTTATAATTCATCATGTAAGTCATACCAATACGAAACACCCATCAAGGGATTCATACAATAACATATCAATACACAAATAGACCTCTTTTACTTAAGTGTAATGTTTTATCCATTCAAACACCGTGCTCGCAAACCTAATCATGCCCNNNNNNNNNNNNNNNNNNNNcccccccccccccccccccaccaaATCATCCATTAAATTTGTATTGTATACACATTTTCTAATCAAAGTCTACTAGTCATAAATCATTACCTGttattcattttgtattttaaaatatacttagaacaaaactttgaacatctttgtaaaaaaacaaagtttaagaacatttttacaattaaaaaattaaaattagtagcgaaactagaattagaaacagatttaaaaaaaatatacgaaatatttttttttaaagaagaattattgttaatatgtgtctaaagaatcttactgattccaacaaactttgcagaaacacgaagttaccgagtttaatgaaccagtgaagaacaaaagaatagaagaactgaaattaattcacaaatctaaaatttgtaaaatacatatcagaatctgaaaaatttttaataggaaaaagatcaagtctactgaactcacagtgtccccttaagaaaattatttccctctagtattcgaggtttgatttggaatatgacctcctagggtaaaatgatctcaatcaccagagtatagacaCCAAAAATtctggtgtcagcgaaccactcaacggcagtaaagtacacttagattactagatttagtagttgaagaagaagtccatgaattctatattaaaatgagaggaaatccctcaatttatagaaaacaaagggtagtgcgaaaaggttcttattgtgccttacctaAAAGGAcacaaacctttgaaaaagtcacaatctttcagaaagatcgtcacctttcataaaagtcacaactttccataaaaatcgcaacttctcataaaagtcgcaacttttcataaaagtcgcaacatttcataaaagtcacaactcttcataaaagtcgcaactcttcattttccattcacacctttttaaaacccaATATTACCTACCTCGACACCAAACTGATGTTGCCGAACACATTAACCCTTATTCATTTagttttaattcatcaagaGAATATTTATTAAGAATTTACGGATCCATTCTTCCCGCTCCTAAGAAAACTTGTTAACAAGACAAGGCTAACCTCGACTTAAATCAAAATAGTATATAAAAATGCTAACTTATGTATCTTAATACTGTAGATATTTTTAATAACGACGGAACGGATTATTATACTTTTCCTATGAGCTACTTCTCTATATTATGTTGAAGTATATTTAAAATgctatacataaaaatataaagaagatttGACCTATATAGATAACGTAAGTTTTTGTAGAAGGGTGCTCAATTGACCACCCCATAACTCCTGTTTTCGCCTTTCGGTGACAAAAAGATTAGAGTAAATTTCAGTCTTAATAGTTAATACACCAAAAATGTTCAAAAGTTGATTATATGCATTTTCTAGCTCAGAATATAATTACTATGGAAATGAACTTTTCTTGCCCAACTTTATAATCGAGTTTTAGGATTTTAACTACATTGATATAAGAAAGTAGgtaaataatacataaaaaaatcagATTACGCAATTAGTTTCTTACTAAAAAAGTCAGATTTCTTCTCGTATGACCAAACTTTGATGGATAGTGGAGCCAGCAACTTCAGTTccatgttaaaaaaaataatatgaaccACTCTCTGCTCCCCTCTGCCTTCAATTTTCCATTTTAATACCTCAAATTCCAAATGCCAAAACTCAATAGTAGATACAGAAAGAAGATGAAAAGGAGTGGAGAAACTAATTAGTAGTAAATCGTTTCACAGAGAAATTGTCTGTCTAAATACATAGGAGTATGAATAGAAAAAtgaatcaagaaaaagaaaagaaactgcCGGACTCAACAAGCCAAAAAAATTGCTAGGACCTAACAGCCCGAAAATGTGTAATAGTCTTGATTACAAAACGATGGATATTAGGCAGCTGTCATCTCTGAGTTTTGTATTTCTACTAGGTGTTTACAAGAGATGCATAGTTGCACATGACCAAGCTAAGAGGAAAATCACCACACTTCAATACACTTTGCCTGCACAATTCCATTCAAGCTATTACATATTTAACTGCTAGAAATACTGGAGCCTATATGGTCACCTTCTGGTGTTTCCAGGGCAGCAACTGCAGGGCTGCTACTTGCGGAGACTATATTTTCATCTTCTGTTGTTGCTGTAGCAACAACTGCAGGGCTGCTACTTTCCGAGACTATACTGTTACCTTCTGTTGTTTCCCCTGCAGGGCTGCTACTTGCAGAGTCTCTCTCTGCAATGGATCCACTGTCCTGCTTGACCAAATCTGCATCGGCCACAATGGTTGTGGATGCCATATTCAGTAAACTAGAGGCGCCATCAGCTAGTTGCTTAGGCCCATTCAGGGCATTGCAGTGAGGGCAATAGTAGGTTATATAGGGGAGTTCTTCTTTCCTAGCAAGTCCTGCAAACAATGGAAGAAGTTAATAAGttcactttctttctttttctgttctcttatattgatgataagTTAGTTATTCACTATCTATTAGGTGAATCCTATGCTGCTAATTATGGGCCAATGATCATATTCTCGAGTCTTACCATTGTGCATATGACAGTTGCTGCAGATAAGAGCATAAGATTGGGTTGGATCCTCTCCCACAAGCAATGCTGCAATTCGTGCAAGCCATCCCCCATCTTGTGTACTCACAGAGGTAGGATTGTAATGCTCGACAATCATTTGCTGATGTTGGTTCATACTAGAACCTTCAAGCTGGAGATCATGAAGCATTTCTCCTTCGCGATGATCCAAAACAGCACTCCCTGCGCTACCAGATCTAGCTTGCTTCCTATTTCTCAATCCAGCGGACTGCTGAATTTCTACATCATTGCTCGTTCCGGCAGGGGCATTAAACTTAGATTCATCTCCCAGATAAACTTTTAAGCCAGTATCTGCACCGAGCTTGGATGCAAGCACAGTGGCTGCAGCTGCCTTAGATGCTGGGTCAGGGTCATATCTCTGCATAAAGGATAGAACAATAAAACATCATGCATCTCATCCCACCACTCGGACATGAAGGTGCTTTTTATAAAAGTGGTGAACACTAAAGAGTGAAAAATAATTGTAAGCACGTGTTCCCTAATGTTTATTTCACTTGCATGGTTAACTTATCTGTAAAGAGCTTAGCATAAGCCCAAAAACTCGCGTATTTCTATCAGCTGAATGAGCTGCCTAATTCAACTGAATGACAAATTATCTGTTAAGTGACAAATTATCTGTTAAGAGCACAGCAGAACCCCTAAAACTCGCATATTGCTATCACCTGAATGAGCTGCTGCGTTATATAGAAATTTGTCTTCTCTTTGAGTTCATCAATCTTGGCTTGCCTTTCAGCTCGAAGCCTTTCCAAAGTTTTCTGATCCCTTTGTTCTTCTACAggattcaaaattgaaaatcaaagaaaagaTTGTTTGTTCTAAGGCAAAACTATCAACAGTgtgattattaaaaaatttcagaaacaatattgttaatgaatatCATTTGAGGTGATCAAAAGAACTATGTTGAAGACCATTGACCTTCACATGCTCTGGAGTCTTTACATATTCATCTGATAGCCAAAACGAAGTTACTCTTTAACATTTCAATCTACACATCCTCAAGAGAAACACAGAAAGGAGAAAGGCCACTGGGCACACTGTCTAGTGATATAAATTTGCCAAAATAGGAGGTAAGTGAAGCTTTTCAGAGGCTTTACTCTTGTGctataaaaaatacataatttaatgcACAGCAAAAGATGTTCATGAGCTACACACAGAGTGACAAAGTTAGCTTACCAAAAATTAACAAACTAGAATAAAATGAGAGCATCCTCTCCATGCTCCAAAGGAGAAGGTGAACATGAAGATCCATCTAAATTTATCACGGATCCTCTCAACCA
Proteins encoded in this window:
- the LOC107023847 gene encoding uncharacterized protein At2g24330-like gives rise to the protein MATESEKDLVDTAGAAPVTSTDNEAKTKKKKKKGLLSRMWNSLFGSHKDDFEKRLQHISKEEAAVIARTVKRSHSWRRMSRHLIILSVLFEVIAMAYAIMTTRSLELNWKMRALRVLPMFLLPGLSFFTYSTLRSFTRMKEQRDQKTLERLRAERQAKIDELKEKTNFYITQQLIQRYDPDPASKAAAATVLASKLGADTGLKVYLGDESKFNAPAGTSNDVEIQQSAGLRNRKQARSGSAGSAVLDHREGEMLHDLQLEGSSMNQHQQMIVEHYNPTSVSTQDGGWLARIAALLVGEDPTQSYALICSNCHMHNGLARKEELPYITYYCPHCNALNGPKQLADGASSLLNMASTTIVADADLVKQDSGSIAERDSASSSPAGETTEGNSIVSESSSPAVVATATTEDENIVSASSSPAVAALETPEGDHIGSSISSS